The stretch of DNA GGTATAGGAAGTTTCGAGATTGCAAATGTTCTACAACAAATGAAAGTAAATTTTTTGGGAGTTGCCATTGCCGACGAGGGTAAAGAGTTACGCAAAGCCGGTATTTCTACTCCGATTATTGTGATGAATCCCGAACAACATTCGTATGCAACAGTAATCGATTACCAATTAGAACCCGAAATATATACCGCAAGGGTATTGCAACTTTTCTTGCAGAAACTACAAGAAAAACAAATTTCGCAACCTTTTCCTATTCATATAAAATTAGAAACCGGGATGAATCGTTTGGGTTTTAAACCGAATCAATTAGACGAGCTGATTGAAATACTTCGATCGACCAATCTCGTTTATGTACGTTCAATTTTCAGTCATTTAGCTACCGCTGATATACCAACTGAAAAAGATTATGCTCAACAACAGTTTGGAGTTTTTAATTCATCTTACCATTATATTACCGATAAAATAGGTTATTACCCAATAAAACACATTCTCAATTCACCCGGAATTGTTGCCTATCCCCAACACCAATACGACATGGTACGACTAGGGATTGGTATGTACGGCTATTGCGAATACAGCGATTTTATGCAAAAATTAGAAAACGTTGTGCAATTTAAGACGGTTATTTCACAAATTAATGAAATCGAAAAAGGTGAAACGGTGAGTTATGGAAGACGCTTTACAGCCGAAAGACATTCCCGAATCGCTACTTTACCAGTTGGTTATGCAGATGGAATTCGACGAAGCTTGGGTTACGGAAATGCAAAGGTAAATATCAATGGACAATTGGCTGCGACGGTCGGGACGATATGCATGGATATGATGATGGTAGATGTAACGGATATTGATTGCAAAGCAGGCGATGAGGTAATTATTTTTGGCGAAAACCCATCTCTTAGTAAATTTGCCGAATGGATGCAAACCATACCTTATGAAGTTCTCACGTCGATTTCATCACGTGTTCAGCGCGTTTATTATCAAGAATAGTGATCGTTATATTTCGGTAGGATAAAATTCAATTGATCGATAATTTAACGTTTTCTACACAAAGGCAAATCTAAGATTTTCTACTCAACTCATTGATTTTTCTTACCTTTAAGCCACTATTTTCAATCTTTATGAAGAAATTATTTGCATTCGTTTTTGTGGTTTCGAGTTTGCTATATGCCCAACCCCCCCAAAAAAATACTCAGCGCCCAAAGGTTGGCGTGGTACTAAGTGGTGGCGGTGCGAAAGGATATGCCCATATCGGAGCATTAAAAAAAATAGAAGAGGCGGGGATCCATATCGATTATATTGGTGGAACAAGCATGGGTGCAATCGTTGGCGGTTTATATGCAGCAGGATATACGCCCGATGAACTTTCTGAAATTACCCAACAACTCGATTTAACGAACATAATCGTAAACGAAAAAAATCGTCAAGACATTCCGTTTTTCAATAAAACATATCAAGAAAAATATATCTTGGAGTTGCCTTTCAACAATTTTAAAATTAGAATTCCGCAAGCAATTTCTACAGGCCAAGGAACACAAGATTTGCTAACATACATGTTGAGGAATGTACATGCGACAACTGATTTTAAAAAACTCCCTACTCCTTTTTTTTGTGTAGCAACCGATATAGAAACAGGTGAAGCAAAAGTATTTCACGAAGGATTTCTACCCAAAGTCATGCTGGCAAGTGCTGCGTATCCATCGATGATTAAGCCTGTAGAAATAGACAATCATCTCTATATAGATGGCGGTGTTCTCAATAATTTCCCCGCTGATGAGATGAAAAAAATGGGTGCCGATATCATTATAGGCGTAGATGTTGAGGAAGGAAAATTGAAACCAAAAGAAGAAATTGGTTCGGCAATAGATGTTATTTCTCAGATTATTTCGTTCAATATTGTAGAAAATTCTGCCAAGCAGAAAAAATTAGCAGACCTTATTATCCGACCTGATATTGATAACTATACCGTCACAAGTTTCGAAAATGCAAAGGAAATTATTGCCAAAGGTTTAGAAGCCGGTGATAGTTTGATGCCACAGCTCAAAGAAATTGCTGCCCGACAAAATCACCCCTCTCCTACTCGACCTATCGAAAATAGAAATGATTTTGTTTTGATTCGGGACGTGAAAACTTCTGGTCTAAAAAAATTTAATGACAATTATGTTGAAGGACGTTTTGGGATAAAAGCTCCCGAATTGCTCAATTATCAAAGCATCACCGACGGGATTAATCGACTTTATGCAACAGATAACTTTTCGAATGTCACTTATATAATCGATAAAGACAGTGCTGACAACAATATTCTACATTTAAATTTTACCGAAAATCAAAACAAACAATTTCTGAAATTTGGTTTACATTACGATGATGTATTCAAGACAGGATTGTTGCTAAACTTTACATCAAAAAACATATTACTCAAAAACACTAATCTTTCTGCCGATTTTGTAGTTGGTGATTACTTTCGTTACAATATTAATTTTTACATAGACAATGGGTACTTCCCTAGTTTTGGAGCAAGCTCTAATATGCATTATTTCGATTATGGCATTCAAATACCGAACGAAAATAAGAATGAACTAAATTATCGCTTCAGAAACTTCGTCAATCGTCTTTATATACAATCTACTTTACGAGAAAAATATGCCGTGGGAGTTGGTCTAGAACATCAGTTTGCGAATATTTCGACCAACAATTATATTTCAGATAGCACTCGATTTTTCAAACCCAAAGAAGAAGCTTATTTCTTAAAGGGGTTTGCTTACCTTAAAGTTGACAATCGAGACAACCCCAACTATGCTCGTATAGGCTCTAATATACTGACAAGTTTCTCTTTGCATTTTGATTCGAATACAGTTGATTTTGAAAAATACACTCTACTCAAAGCTCAAGTAGAAACAAATTTACCAATCAATAATTTTCTCAGTTACAGATTTACTGCTAACTTTGGAACCTTTTTTAATGAGAACATTTCCAATCTCCAAAAATTTATTTTAGGTGGTTATATAGAACAAAACTTCCTCAACTATACAAAGTTTCATGGGTTACGTTTTGGTTCTGCAATTGGTGAAAATGTCTTAACAATTGGCTCGAACATTCAAGCCAAATTATTAAAAAATCATTACGTCAATCTATTTGCCAATATAGGCAATCTAGAAGACGAATTAGACGACATTCGTTTCACCAAATACCGCTATATCGGATACGGGATATCGTATGGATACGACAGTCCTTTCGGACCTATTAACGGATTTTGGACTTATTCACCTCAAACAAAAAAAGGACTATTTAATGTAAGTTTAGGTTTTTGGTTTTAAAACTATGATAGAGTTCTTTTACGAAACAGATTTCGAAATCTCTCCTTCGCAAGAATGGATAGATTGGATAACAAACAGCATGCTAGAAGAAGGCAAAAGCATTGGCGAATTGAATTATATTTTCTGCGACGATGAATACTTACTAGCCATTAATCAACAATATCTCGATCATGATTATTACACCGATGTCATCGGTTTTGATAACTCAGAAAACGATGTGTTGCATGGAGATATATTCATCAGCGTTACCCGTATTGCAGAAAATGCCCAAAACAATGCCGTAAGCTTCCAAAACGAATTGGCAAGAGTAATGATTCATGGCATTCTACATTTCGCTGGATATTTAGATTACGAAAAAGAAGACAAAGCAGAAATGACCGCCAAAGAAAACTTTTATCTCAACAAGTTCTCTTTGGCACAATAATCGAATTGTTCCACGTGGAACACTTACAAGATTAGCTTATTATTCAATTGATTAAGAAGAAAACACAACATGATATTTCAATCATCTTATGACGTTATCGTCGTTGGTGGCGGACATGCAGGTGCAGAAGCCGCAGCCGCAGCCGCAAATATGGGCTGTAAAACCTTATTGATTACAATGAACCTACAAAACATTGCACAAATGTCTTGTAACCCTGCAATGGGCGGGATTGCCAAAGGTCAAATTATCAGAGAAATTGATGCCTTGGGTGGCTATTCTGGGATAATTACCGATAAAACAATGATACAGTTTAAAATGCTAAACCTCTCTAAAGGACCTGCTATGTGGTCCCCAAGAGCACAATCAGACCGAATGAGATTTGCAGAAGAATGGAGACTAGCATTAGAAAAAACAGAAAATATAGATTTTTTTCAAGACATGGTTAAAAACCTAGTCGTAAAAAACAGAAAAGTCGAGGGTGTTATTACGAATATGGGACTTGAAATTAGAAGTAAGGCCGTTATACTCACCAACGGAACTTTTCTTAATGGATTAATTCATGTGGGTGAAAAACAATTTGGTGGAGGCCGTATGGGCGAAGGAGCAGCTTTTGGTATTACCGAACAATTAATAGAATTAGGATTTGATGCTGGCCGGATGAAAACGGGAACACCTCCCAGAATAGATGGTCGATCACTAGACTTT from Weeksella virosa DSM 16922 encodes:
- the ybeY gene encoding rRNA maturation RNase YbeY → MIEFFYETDFEISPSQEWIDWITNSMLEEGKSIGELNYIFCDDEYLLAINQQYLDHDYYTDVIGFDNSENDVLHGDIFISVTRIAENAQNNAVSFQNELARVMIHGILHFAGYLDYEKEDKAEMTAKENFYLNKFSLAQ
- a CDS encoding patatin-like phospholipase family protein, whose translation is MKKLFAFVFVVSSLLYAQPPQKNTQRPKVGVVLSGGGAKGYAHIGALKKIEEAGIHIDYIGGTSMGAIVGGLYAAGYTPDELSEITQQLDLTNIIVNEKNRQDIPFFNKTYQEKYILELPFNNFKIRIPQAISTGQGTQDLLTYMLRNVHATTDFKKLPTPFFCVATDIETGEAKVFHEGFLPKVMLASAAYPSMIKPVEIDNHLYIDGGVLNNFPADEMKKMGADIIIGVDVEEGKLKPKEEIGSAIDVISQIISFNIVENSAKQKKLADLIIRPDIDNYTVTSFENAKEIIAKGLEAGDSLMPQLKEIAARQNHPSPTRPIENRNDFVLIRDVKTSGLKKFNDNYVEGRFGIKAPELLNYQSITDGINRLYATDNFSNVTYIIDKDSADNNILHLNFTENQNKQFLKFGLHYDDVFKTGLLLNFTSKNILLKNTNLSADFVVGDYFRYNINFYIDNGYFPSFGASSNMHYFDYGIQIPNENKNELNYRFRNFVNRLYIQSTLREKYAVGVGLEHQFANISTNNYISDSTRFFKPKEEAYFLKGFAYLKVDNRDNPNYARIGSNILTSFSLHFDSNTVDFEKYTLLKAQVETNLPINNFLSYRFTANFGTFFNENISNLQKFILGGYIEQNFLNYTKFHGLRFGSAIGENVLTIGSNIQAKLLKNHYVNLFANIGNLEDELDDIRFTKYRYIGYGISYGYDSPFGPINGFWTYSPQTKKGLFNVSLGFWF